A genomic segment from Glycine soja cultivar W05 chromosome 18, ASM419377v2, whole genome shotgun sequence encodes:
- the LOC114396324 gene encoding pentatricopeptide repeat-containing protein At3g12770: MASKLLSISPLTTKNQKVTTPQIPRCFVLKFVKYLCFSSALHPEHFVNHDHCFNSDSFYASLIDSSTHKRHLDQIHNRLVISGLQHNGFLMTKLVNGSSNLGQICYARKLFDEFCYPDVFMWNAIIRSYSRNNMYRDTVEMYRWMRWTGVHPDGFTFPYVLKACTELLDFGLSCIIHGQIIKYGFGSDVFVQNGLVALYAKCGHIGVAKVVFDGLYHRTIVSWTSIISGYAQNGKAVEALRMFSQMRNNGVKPDWIALVSILRAYTDVDDLEQGRSIHGFVIKMGLEDEPDLLISLTAFYAKCGLVTVAKSFFDQMKTTNVIMWNAMISGYAKNGHAEEAVNLFHYMISRNIKPDSVTVRSAVLASAQVGSLKLAQWMDDYVSKSNYGSDIFVNTALIDMYAKCGSVEFARRVFDRNSDKDVVMWSAMIMGYGLHGQGWEAINLYHVMKQAGVFPNDVTFIGLLTACNHSGLVKEGWELFHCMKDFEIVPRNEHYSCVVDLLGRAGYLGEACAFIMKIPIEPGVSVWGALLSACKIYRCVTLGEYAANKLFSLDPYNTGHYVQLSNLYASSRLWNCVAHVRVLMREKGLNKDLGYSVIEINGKLQAFHVGDKSHPMAKEIFDELQRLERRLKEVGFVPYTESVLHDLNYEEKEENLSFHSERIAVAYGLISTAPGTTLRITKNLRACVNCHSAIKLISKLVEREIIVRDANRFHHFKDGLCSCGDYW, from the coding sequence ATGGCTTCGAAACTCCTCAGCATATCTCCCCTTACAACCAAAAACCAAAAGGTTACAACTCCTCAAATACCCAGATGCTTTGTCCTCAAGTTTGTCAaatatctttgtttttcatcaGCTCTTCACCCTGAACACTTTGTTAACCATGACCATTGCTTCAATTCAGACTCATTCTATGCATCTCTTATTGATAGTTCTACCCACAAGAGACACCTTGATCAAATACATAACCGGTTAGTTATCTCCGGGTTGCAACATAATGGGTTTCTCATGACCAAACTGGTTAATGGGAGTTCAAATCTTGGACAAATTTGTTATGCTCGCAAGCTGTTTGATGAATTTTGTTACCCTGACGTGTTTATGTGGAATGCTATCATTAGGAGTTATTCGAGGAACAATATGTACAGGGACACCGTTGAAATGTATAGATGGATGAGATGGACAGGAGTGCATCCAGATGGATTCACTTTTCCTTATGTACTAAAAGCTTGTACTGAGTTGTTAGATTTTGGTTTGAGTTGCATAATTCATGGGCAGATAATCAAATATGGCTTTGGGTCAGATGTGTTTGTGCAGAATGGCCTTGTTGCATTGTATGCTAAATGTGGCCATATTGGTGTGGCAAAAGTGGTGTTTGATGGGTTATACCATAGAACAATTGTTTCATGGACTTCCATCATTTCTGGATATGCACAGAATGGGAAAGCTGTGGAAGCATTGAGAATGTTCAGTCAAATGAGAAATAATGGTGTGAAACCAGATTGGATTGCTCTGGTAAGCATTCTGAGGGCGTATACTGATGTAGATGACTTAGAGCAAGGGAGATCTATTCATGGCTTTGTCATCAAAATGGGTCTTGAAGATGAGCCTGATTTGCTTATCTCTCTTACAGCTTTTTATGCTAAATGTGGGCTGGTGACAGTTGCAAAATCTTTCTTTGATCAAATGAAGACAACAAACGTGATTATGTGGAATGCAATGATATCTGGCTATGCAAAGAATGGCCATGCTGAGGAAGCAGTAAATCTATTCCATTACATGATCTCGAGAAATATTAAACCAGATTCTGTCACTGTGAGGTCTGCAGTCTTAGCTAGTGCGCAAGTTGGTTCCCTCAAATTAGCACAATGGATGGATGACTATGTTAGCAAGAGTAACTATGGAAGTGACATTTTTGTTAATACTGCTCTCATTGATATGTATGCAAAATGTGGAAGTGTGGAATTTGCTCGCAGGGTATTTGATCGTAACTCTGATAAGGATGTTGTTATGTGGAGTGCCATGATTATGGGATATGGATTGCATGGTCAAGGATGGGAAGCCATTAATCTTTACCATGTGATGAAGCAAGCAGGGGTGTTCCCAAATGATGTCACCTTTATTGGGCTTCTCACAGCATGCAATCATTCTGGCCTTGTAAAAGAGGGATGGGAGCTATTCCATTGCATGAAAGACTTTGAAATTGTGCCTCGTAATGAGCATTATTCTTGTGTTGTAGATCTCTTGGGACGAGCAGGTTATTTGGGTGAGGCTTGTGCATTTATAATGAAAATTCCCATTGAACCTGGGGTAAGTGTATGGGGGGCACTTCTAAGTGCATGCAAGATCTATCGCTGTGTAACATTGGGAGAATATGCTGCAAACAAGCTATTCTCATTGGATCCATACAATACAGGGCATTATGTACAACTCTCTAATCTCTATGCTTCCTCCCGCTTGTGGAATTGTGTTGCACATGTTCGAGTTCTAATGagggagaaaggattgaataaGGACCTTGGTTACAGTGTAATTGAAATAAATGGGAAGCTACAGGCATTTCATGTAGGGGACAAGTCACACCCAATGGCTAAGGAAATATTCGATGAGCTTCAGAGATTAGAAAGAAGGTTAAAGGAGGTTGGGTTTGTCCCATATACAGAATCTGTTTTGCATGATCTGAATTATGAAGAGAAGGAGGAGAATCTTAGTTTTCATAGTGAGAGGATAGCTGTTGCTTATGGGCTTATTAGTACTGCTCCTGGAACTACACTTAGAATAACAAAGAATCTTCGAGCATGTGTGAACTGTCATTCTGCCATAAAGCTTATATCAAAGCTTGTTGAAAGGGAAATAATTGTAAGGGATGCAAATCGGTTTCATCATTTTAAAGATGGTTTGTGTTCATGTGGAGACTATTGGTAA
- the LOC114396595 gene encoding 2-oxoglutarate dehydrogenase, mitochondrial-like: protein MAWFRAGASIAKHAIRRTLSKGGSTHLVSRARVLPSIPSSHSRSFHSSVFKEQAAPVPRAVPLSKLTDSFLDGTSSVYLEELQRAWEADPNSVDESWDNFFRNFVGQATTSPGISGQTIHESMRLLLLVRAYQVNGHMKAKLDPLNLEPREIPEDLDPALYGFTEADLDREFFLGVWRMAGFLSENRPVQTLRSILTRLEQAYCGSIGYEYMHIADRHKCNWLRDRIETPTPTQFNRERREAIFDRLAWSSLFENFLATKWTSAKRFGLEGGETLIPGMKEMFDRASDLGVESIVIGMAHRGRLNVLGNVVRKPLRQIFCEFSGGLQPEGEVGLYTGTGDVKYHLGTSYDRPTRGGKRIHLSLVANPSHLEAVNPVVVGKTRAKQYYSNDVDRTKNMGVLIHGDGSFAGQGVVYETLHLSALPNYTTGGTIHIVFNNQVAFTTDPTSGRSSQYCTDVAKALDAPIFHVNGDDVEAVVHACELAAEWRQTFHSDVVVDLVCYRRFGHNEIDEPSFTQPKMYKVIRSHPSTLEIYEKKLLESGELTQEEIDRIHKKVTSILNEEFLASKEYIPKRRDWLSAYWLGFKSPEQLSRIRNTGVKPEILKNVGKAITTIPENFTPHRAVKRIYEQRAQMIETGEDIDWGFAEALAYATLLIEGNHVRLSGQDVERGTFSHRHAVVHDQTTGEKYCPLDNVIMNQDEEMFTVSNSSLSEFGVLGFELGYSMENPNSLIIWEAQFGDFANGAHVIFDNFLASGEAKWLRQTGLVVLLPHGYDGQGPEHSSARLERFLQMADDNPHVIPEMDPTLRKQIQECNLQIVNVTTPANFFHVLRRQVHREFRKPLIVMSPKNLLRSKACRSNLSEFDDVQGHPGFDKQGTRFKRLIKDQNEHKDVEEGIRRLVLCSGKVYYELDEHRTKVDAKDVAICRVEQLCPFPYDLVQRELKRYPNAEVVWCQEEPMNMGGYTYILPRLISSMKAVNRGGYDDVKYVGRAPSAATATGFLKVHQKEQTEIAEKALQQEPIDFPF from the exons ATGGCATGGTTTAGAGCTGGAGCTAGCATAGCAAAACATGCAATTAGGAGAACTCTTTCTAAGGGTGGATCCACACACCTTGTGTCAAGGGCAAGGGTCCTTCCATCGATACCATCATCACATAGCAGAAGCTTCCACAGCTCGGTTTTCAAGGAGCAAGCTGCACCTGTTCCTCGTGCGGTTCCTCTTTCAAAGCTAACAGATAGTTTCTTAGATGGCACAAGCAGTGTGTATTTGGAGGAGCTTCAAAGGGCTTGGGAGGCTGATCCCAACAGTGTTGATGAGTCATGGGACAATTTCTTCAGGAACTTTGTGGGGCAGGCCACAACCTCACCTGGGATTTCTGGTCAGACAATTCATGAGAGCatgaggttgttgttgctgGTGAGGGCGTACCAGGTTAATGGCCACATGAAGGCGAAGTTGGATCCCTTGAATCTGGAACCAAGGGAAATCCCTGAGGATTTGGACCCTGCACTTTATGGCTTCACTGAGGCTGATCTTGATAGAGAGTTCTTCTTGGGGGTGTGGAGGATGGCTGGTTTCTTATCTGAGAACCGCCCCGTGCAAACCCTTAGATCCATTTTGACAAGGCTTGAGCAGGCCTATTGTGGAAGCATTGGATATGAGTATATGCACATTGCTGATCGTCACAAGTGTAATTGGCTTAGGGATAGGATTGAGACCCCCACCCCTACACAGTTTAATAGGGAGAGGCGCGAGGCTATCTTTGATAGGCTTGCTTGGAGTTCTTTGTTTGAGAACTTCTTGGCCACCAAGTGGACCTCTGCAAAGAGGTTTGGACTTGAGGGTGGAGAGACTCTTATTCCTGGAATGAAGGAAATGTTTGATAGGGCATCTGATCTTGGGGTTGAGAGCATAGTTATAGGAATGGCACATAGAGGGAGGCTGAATGTTTTGGGGAATGTGGTTAGGAAGCCGCTGCGGCAGATTTTCTGCGAGTTTAGTGGTGGTCTTCAGCCTGAGGGGGAAGTTGGACTCTACACTGGAACTGGAGATGTTAAGTATCACTTGGGGACGTCGTATGATCGCCCTACTCGGGGTGGCAAGAGGATTCATTTGTCTTTGGTGGCAAATCCTAGTCACTTGGAAGCTGTTAATCCAGTTGTTGTTGGGAAAACTCGTGCCAAGCAGTATTACTCAAATGATGTGGATAGAACAAAGAACATGGGTGTGCTGATTCATGGAGATGGAAGTTTTGCTGGACAGGGTGTGGTCTATGAAACCCTGCATTTAAGTGCTCTTCCAAATTACACTACTGGTGGGACGATTCACATCGTGTTTAATAATCAGGTTGCATTTACAACTGATCCAACGTCTGGCAGGTCTTCACAATATTGCACTGATGTTGCCAAGGCTTTGGATGCTCCCATCTTTCACGTGAATGGTGATGATGTTGAAGCAGTTGTTCATGCCTGTGAACTTGCTGCTGAGTGGCGCCAGACTTTCCACTCTGATGTGGTTGTCGACTTGGTGTGTTACCGTCGATTTGGCCATAATGAGATTGATGAACCATCTTTCACTCAGCCTAAAATGTACAAG GTAATCCGAAGCCATCCATCAACTCTTGAGATCTATGAGAAGAAGCTTTTGGAATCAGGGGAGTTGACACAAGAAGAAATTGATAGGATACACAAGAAGGTCACATCAATTCTAAATGAAGAATTTTTGGCTAGCAAAGAATACATTCCAAAAAGAAGAGATTGGCTTTCAGCGTATTGGCTTGGTTTCAAGTCACCTGAACAGCTTTCACGTATCCGAAACACTGG TGTGAAACCAGAGATCTTGAAAAATGTTGGAAAAGCAATCACAACCATCCCTGAAAATTTCACACCTCATAGAGCAGTGAAGAGGATATATGAACAACGGGCCCAAATGATTGAAACTGGGGAAGATATTGACTGGGGATTTGCAGAGGCGCTTGCTTATGCTACCTTGCTTATTGAAGGTAACCATGTTCGATTAAGTGGTCAGGATGTTGAAAGAGGAACTTTTAGTCACCGCCATGCTGTAGTTCACGATCAGACAACAGGAGAGAAATATTGTCCCCTGGACAATGTTATAATGAACCAAGATGAAGAGATGTTTACCGTTAGCAATAG TTCACTTTCTGAGTTTGGTGTTCTTGGATTTGAATTGGGTTACTCAATGGAAAATCCCAATTCATTGATAATTTGGGAGGCTCAGTTTGGTGATTTTGCTAATGGTGCTCATGTCATATTTGACAATTTCTTGGCTTCTGGTGAGGCTAAGTGGCTCCGTCAGACTGGTCTTGTTGTGTTACTTCCTCATGGTTATGATGGCCAGGGCCCAGAGCATTCAAGTGCAAGATTGGAACGCTTTCTTCAG ATGGCTGATGACAACCCTCATGTTATCCCTGAGATGGATCCAACTCTTCGGAAGCAGATTCAGGAGTGTAATTTGCAGATTGTGAATGTTACAACTCCTGCTAATTTTTTCCATGTTCTAAGGAGGCAG GTACATAGAGAATTCCGCAAGCCTCTCATTGTAATGTCCCCTAAGAACCTGCTTCGTAGCAAGGCTTGCAGATCAAATTTATCTGAGTTTGATGATGTCCAAGGCCACCCAGGCTTTGACAAACAGGGAACCAGATTCAAGCGCCTcataaaagatcaaaatgagCACAAAGATGTTGAGGAGGGTATTAGACGTTTAGTACTTTGCTCTGGAAAG GTTTACTATGAACTTGATGAACATCGAACAAAGGTTGATGCAAAGGATGTTGCAATATGTAGGGTGGAACAGCTTTGTCCTTTCCCTTATGACCTTGTCCAACGAGAGCTTAAACGATATCCAA ATGCCGAGGTTGTTTGGTGTCAAGAAGAGCCAATGAACATGGGTGGATACACTTACATTTTACCCCGACTTATATCTTCAATGAAAGCTGTAAATAGGGGAGGTTATGATGATGTCAAATATGTTGGTCGTGCTCCATCTGCGGCCACAGCCACTGGTTTCCTCAAGGTTCACCAGAAGGAGCAGACTGAGATTGCTGAAAAAGCCCTTCAACAGGAACCGATCGACttcccattttga
- the LOC114396325 gene encoding ras-related protein RABE1c-like: MAAPPARARADYDYLIKLLLIGDSGVGKSCLLLRFSDGSFTTSFITTIGIDFKIRTIELDGKRIKLQIWDTAGQERFRTITTAYYRGAMGILLVYDVTDEASFNNIRNWIRNIEQHASDNVNKILVGNKADMDESKRAVPTSKGQALADEYGIKFFETSAKTNMNVEEVFFSIARDIKQRLADTDSKAEPQTIKINQPDQTATGGLVAQKSACCGS, translated from the exons ATGGCAGCACCACCTGCGAGGGCACGTGCCGATTACGATTACCTCATCAAGCTTCTTCTTATTGGCGATAGCG GTGTGGGAAAGAGTTGTCTGCTTTTGCGATTTTCTGATGGTTCCTTCACAACCAGTTTTATCACCACCATTGG CATTGATTTTAAGATAAGAACCATTGAACTTGATGGCAAACGCATTAAGTTACAAATCTGGGATACAGCTGGTCAGGAGCGATTTCGAACTATTACCACAG CTTATTACCGTGGAGCCATGGGTATCTTGCTCGTTTATGATGTTACTGATGAAGCATCTTTCAACA ATATTAGAAATTGGATTCGCAACATTGAACAACATGCTTCTGACAATGTAAACAAGATACTTGTGGGTAACAAGGCTGATATGGATGAAAGTAAAAGG GCTGTGCCTACCTCCAAAGGTCAAGCCCTTGCTGATGAGTATGGTATCAAGTTTTTCGAAACC AGTGCAAAGACAAACATGAATGTGGAGGAGGTTTTCTTTTCAATAGCAAGAGATATCAAGCAAAGGCTTGCTGACACAGATTCTAAGGCTGAA CCTCAGACTATCAAGATTAACCAACCCGACCAGACAGCTACAGGGGGCCTTGTGGCTCAAAAATCGGCTTGCTGTGGTTCATGA